One Terriglobia bacterium genomic window, AGCGGGGACCGCCTCCGCCGCCGCTGAGCCCGCGGCCGCCAAGCCCTCCATGGTCGCGATGATACCCGCCGCCACCTCCGCCCTCACCGCGGCCCCCGCCGCCTTCAACTTCTCTGCCGAATCCGAAGGTCTTTGAAAGGCGAGCGTTCATTGAGAATTGGCTGGGGCCAAAGTAGTAGTTGACAGGGATGAGGGGACCGCCCAGCGTGGGGTTGATGAAGTCGGACTTGACCGGCTGGCTACAGGTGATGCAGGCATCTGAAGCGAAGGCAGGCCTGTCGTTGAAAATCGAATCTCCGTTTAAGTCCTGCCCAAGGGTGACGCTATAGGGATGCCCGGAAGTGAAGACCAGGAACGGGCTGAACGTTAAGCCGTAAGGCAGGCTAGTGGAGCCGCCCACGAAAAACCGGTTGCGTGTTACCCAAGGGGCGCTTCCGTAACTTTGAGAGAGATCATACTGGTTCATCGGAAAGGAGCTGGCTCCGTTTTCGCCTTGAACAGCGTTGGCATTGGCATAGCTCAACGTGTAGTAGCCAAAAAGCGAAACTGCAGCACCCATGCGTATGTTAAAATTCGCGATCAACTGGTTCTCGTTGTAAAGCCCCGCATCTTCATACTGGTAAATGTTCCCCACGTTGCCAAAGGGGCGGATGCCACTCGTTGGATCGGCGGGGTCAAAAGTCCCCGGCAGTGGAGCGTTGATATTGCGGGTGAGAAGCTGATGGATTCCGTGCGTGGTGATGTAAGTGACTGAAGTCTTGATGTTCTTGTTAATTTGCCTCTCCAGACCAATGGCGCCCTCGATGACGTAAGGCGACTGGAATTGCCGGCTGATCTGGTAGATGGTCGGGAAAGCGGCAGAAGCTGCTATCGAGCTGGCAGGCGGAAGGCCCGGTGGCAGGAAGTCTGGAGAATTCACAACGAACCGTTGCTGATTAATGCCGTTCAACTGTTCTGCCTGGAGAATATTTTCTGTGTCCAAGCGGTCGTAGAAGATGCCAGCGCCCGCCCTCAGAACGGTTTTGGGGGCCTTCCCGTGTCCATCGATTCCCCACGCAAGACCGAAGCGCGGTGCGATGTCAAAGTGGTCCTGAATGTCGGTCTGACCTTCAAAGCGCAAACCAAGCGTCAGAGAGAGATTGGGGAGCGTCCGCCAGTTGTCCTCGGTGTAGAGGGCGTAATCGAATCGGTTGACCTTGGCAACTGGATTTCCGGTGGTTATCGAGAATTGATTCGCGCCTCCGCCTGCCGCTACAATTTCCTCAGGTGTGAGTCCCTGGGCAAGACCCTGTTGAAAACTCGAATAGCTCTGGATGCCCGTGAACGTAAAGGTGCCGTTGTAGCCGCTGGTCGAGTTGATAGCCTCATCGTCGAACCGCACACGTCCCCCGTAAGTCAGGCTGTGCTTGCCAAAGTTGGTTGATGTAAGGCTCTGGAACTCGTATCGATTTTCAGTGTCTCGGGAAGTTCCGCTGCTGTTTCCGCCGCCGGTGAAAGCTCCAAGCACACGGATTTCCGGGTCCGTGCTGAAGGGGTTCTGATCGTCCGTGCTGTGGCGATATTCAAAACGGTTCTGCATGACGGTCCGGGTACTGATCACCTGGGTGTCGCTAACCTGGACCCGCTGAGAGACAGCGGTGGAGTCATACGCTTGAGAGGGAAGAGAGAACTCCGAGAGGCCGTCGTTCGTGTCATTGCGCGACCATCGTTGATAACGGACGGACATTACGTTGGTGTTGGTCAACTGGAAGTCCACACGCGGGCTGATGTTCGTCCGCGACGAGGGGCTGGGAATAGCCTGGCTGATCTGCATTCCGTTCGGGTTAAAGGCCGGGGTTGGAACGACAGGCGTGATGATAGACGTGCTGTCGCTGCTGCGGTGGAACATACCGAGGAAGAATGAAAGTTTCTTTCCGAGCGGCCCTCCGAAACTCCCCGCGTACATCTGGGAGTGGTAGCCCGGCTGCGTCGCCACGAAGGGGTTGCGCGAATTAAAAGACGAGTCGTTGCCGTAGGAAAAGACACTGCCATGATATTTTGAGAAGCCTGGCTTGGTGGTGATGTCGATTCGTCCGTAGCCCAGCCTCTCATACTGGGCGGAAAACGGATTTTGGTTGACGCGGACTTCCAGAATCGCTTCCTTTGGCGGAAGTTCGCCGCCCGAAAAACCATCGATGTAAATCTCGCCTCCATTGGGCCCGGCTGCCGGGCCAGCCAGTTGTTGAAGTTCCTCCTGCAGCTCATCGGGATCATCGGAAAGTGACTTCAAAGCTTCTCCCTTTAGAACCACTGCGCCCACATTCTCTTCAGGGCTGACGCTGAGCTGCTGGCCTTCGCTCTCCACGGTAACCTGCTGCGTCTGCATGGTCAGTGCCAACTGGGCGTCCACAACCTGCGCGTGGCCGGCTGCAACGTTGATTCCTGCTTTCGTGAACGTTGAAAAGCCCTGTGTGGTGATTTGAACCGAATATTGGCCGGGCGCGAGATGATGGAAGGTGTAGCGCCCCTGCGCGTCCGTTTGGGCAGCCTTGGTTTGACGGTTGGGACCGGTTAATGTAACCGTCGCCGCGGGAATTACGGCGCCCGATGGGTCCGTAACCTGACCACTCACTGTGCCGTTGCCTGTCTGTGCGAACACCGCAGCAGAAAAGCAAATTGACGCCAGCAATGCCCAGAGGGGACGTCTAAACCTTCCTAGCAATTCGTTCATCTCAAAATCCTCCAAAACTTCGCATTCTGATGGAACTTAACCATGATTCCGGTGGGCCGTCTGTTTGAGAGGCTAGAATTATGGGCCGCCCGCGCCTCCTCCCCCCTGGTCGCCTCCACCGCCTGCCTCCTCGCCGCCGCCACCGCCCACGCTCATATTCCACGGACCCAGCACAACTTCTTTGCTGCCCTTGGGTCGGGCACGGAGTATGGGCTCAACGCCGCTGAGCACAGCGATGGCCGTAACCTGGTCCGGTTTGGCTCCCTCGGTGCTCACAACGATAAGCGGCTCGCCTGACTTGAGGTCGGTGAGTGAAAAGGCCGGCATTCGTTGCAACATTTGCTCGAAATTTCCTGGGTGACCTCCCGGCGTGCCGCGTCCTTCACCGGGCCCGCCTGGCCTGCCGTTGCCTTGATAATTTGCCCGGCGGGGTCGTTCACCGGCTTCGTTTCCTGCCTGCTGGCCCGCGGCCCCGTTTTGAGCAGATCCGGCGTTAAATGCGGCAATCGTATTGGCTACTTCCGGAGTCAGTTCGTGCAGCTTTGATTCTGTGTTTGTCCGCACCAGAACGGGATTGCCTGTAGCGAGGTCTTTCACGGTGATGGTTCCGTCCGGCGCATCGACGGATATCACGGTCGCCCCGATATTCCGGAAGGTTCCCGAAACCACTTTTTGGGCGGTGAAGTGGGTCCCGTCGGGACTTTTCGAGCCGAGCGCTCGCACCTGATCGCCGACGCGAATCTGGTCCAAGGGGGCCGGTTTGGCGTCGCTGAATTTGATTGAGTCCGGGGCGTAGCGTAGCAAAGTTGCGTTGGATGCCAGCGTAACCGTAACGGGATGGGTCAGGTCGCCGGGCTTGGGGGACGTGTTGGGTACTGCCAGGGTGATTTCCTTGGTTGCCGGATCGACGGTTTTAACCACGCCAGAAATGCCATTTTTTAACCATTGAAGTCGCTCAGCCTCACGGGCGGTTTCGAGCGCCGCCTTACTCATAACGACGACAGACTTGGCACTGACGGATTTCTGGTCCTCTGACAGGGGACCGATAATCAGCACTCGGTCGCCCACCTGGACGTCGGTCACGGCGATTTTGTCTGCCTCCTTCAGGCTCTTCGCGCCGGGAGGGACTTTCAGGACGGAAACATCCTCTGGCAGTCTGACGGTGAGGTTTGGTCCCGCGTCCGTGTGGAGCGTCAGTTGACCGGCCTGGATCGCCGTCACCACGCCTATCGGCCGGACTTTCTGGGCAGCTGTGGCATTTTGGGCCGAAGGCTGGGCCATCGCAAGTGCTTGAAATAAGGCCAGGCAAGGAACGACCCATACAAGGCGAGCTTTCCAACTATTCATCTTTTATGACTCCGGGCGTAACCATTTGTAGACGAACGCGGCCTAGGATGGGTTTCGCCCTTGTCGCGGATTTTGCATTTTTTTTCATTATGGGCCTGAAACCGCTCTCCGAGGCGCAGTTTAAGTCCGGGGCGAAAGGATCTAACTCTTCGCTTTCTTCCTGACGGTATATTGGTTCAATATAATTATAGCGGCTGTGTAAACAGCCCGACACTCGACAGTCAGCATGACTGCCGTCCGGCAGGAGGGCTGGTATGACGAACGTGGGTGAGCCCGAAAGAATTGTGATTGTCGAGCC contains:
- a CDS encoding carboxypeptidase regulatory-like domain-containing protein; protein product: MNELLGRFRRPLWALLASICFSAAVFAQTGNGTVSGQVTDPSGAVIPAATVTLTGPNRQTKAAQTDAQGRYTFHHLAPGQYSVQITTQGFSTFTKAGINVAAGHAQVVDAQLALTMQTQQVTVESEGQQLSVSPEENVGAVVLKGEALKSLSDDPDELQEELQQLAGPAAGPNGGEIYIDGFSGGELPPKEAILEVRVNQNPFSAQYERLGYGRIDITTKPGFSKYHGSVFSYGNDSSFNSRNPFVATQPGYHSQMYAGSFGGPLGKKLSFFLGMFHRSSDSTSIITPVVPTPAFNPNGMQISQAIPSPSSRTNISPRVDFQLTNTNVMSVRYQRWSRNDTNDGLSEFSLPSQAYDSTAVSQRVQVSDTQVISTRTVMQNRFEYRHSTDDQNPFSTDPEIRVLGAFTGGGNSSGTSRDTENRYEFQSLTSTNFGKHSLTYGGRVRFDDEAINSTSGYNGTFTFTGIQSYSSFQQGLAQGLTPEEIVAAGGGANQFSITTGNPVAKVNRFDYALYTEDNWRTLPNLSLTLGLRFEGQTDIQDHFDIAPRFGLAWGIDGHGKAPKTVLRAGAGIFYDRLDTENILQAEQLNGINQQRFVVNSPDFLPPGLPPASSIAASAAFPTIYQISRQFQSPYVIEGAIGLERQINKNIKTSVTYITTHGIHQLLTRNINAPLPGTFDPADPTSGIRPFGNVGNIYQYEDAGLYNENQLIANFNIRMGAAVSLFGYYTLSYANANAVQGENGASSFPMNQYDLSQSYGSAPWVTRNRFFVGGSTSLPYGLTFSPFLVFTSGHPYSVTLGQDLNGDSIFNDRPAFASDACITCSQPVKSDFINPTLGGPLIPVNYYFGPSQFSMNARLSKTFGFGREVEGGGGRGEGGGGGGYHRDHGGLGGRGLSGGGGGPRFGGSSDRRFTLEVGVMAHNVFNKVNLGTPVGSLTSPDYLFGRSNSLAGGFFNNPSANRRLDLFARFNF